The genomic region TTCAATGATAATATAatcttctatcatgtcccctctcagctgtctcttttccaagctgaacagccccaacctgcATAGCCTCCCTTCCCTGGGGAGTccttctatcccctttatcatatttattgccctcctctgtaccttgtTTATTTCTGCTATGTCTTTATTGAGATGGGGAGATCAGAAATGCACACACAAAACTCAAGATGTGCTCTCACCATGGATCAAAACAGAGgcaatatagtaacatagtaacaacgGCATAAAAAGACCTTCTGGTCCATCCAATCTATCCATCATGTTTCTTTTGGTAGTAACCATTTCCCTCTTCAGGTCTCTGTCTCTGTTTAAGGCTAATAACCATCACTACATGCTGGTTACCCCAACGCctagatatcataatgcctctttattgctccatggtgagaacataccttgaatattgtatgcaattctggtcaccacatctcaaaagagatatatatatatatatttatttttatttagatttatattccgctttatatagttgcacaggagaaattacagagaagggcgatcaaaatgataaaggggatggaacagttcctctatgaggaaaggttaaagaggttaggcctgttcagcttggagaagagacgactgagggggaatatgatagaggtctacaaaatcatgaaaggacttgaacaggtaaatgtaaattggttatttgctctctcagacaataaaaggactaggaggcaatccataaagttagcaagtagctcatttaaaacaaatctgagaagaTTATTTTTACTCaaggcataattaagctctggaattaattttcTAGAGGATTTgcttatggcagttagtgtaacagggtttaaaaaagggttggatatgttcctggaggagaagtccataaattgcaaTTAACCAATAAGGAATAGCAACTTAAGATCTATataatgcatgcatacttttcaggtacttgtgtcttggattgactagtgttggaaaaaggatgctgggcttgatagacccttggtctgatgcagtatAGCATgttatatgttcttatgttcttaggttaagCATATTAATATTTAAAGTCAGGCAATGGTGCTTCAACATGCTTTGTTTTTGGTCTTGGTCATTCTTCTTCCAGTCTGTATGTATTAGTTTTTCAAACCCCATCACATAttgttcttttggattactgtgcCCCAGAGTCATGACTGTacttcttggaattgaatcccagctgccaattcTTTGACAATTCAAGTTTTCttgaatcacttttcattttctctactccttcaggcacatccactctgttgcagatcttagtattatccacaaatagccaaactttaccttctatttcttctgcaatatcactcaaaAATATATTGAACTAATCCCAAacccgatccctgtggcacttgtTAATAGACCTGAACTTCCCCTGCCTAGTTTCCTCTCCAGAGATAGTCAGTGATGAGACAGACTTTCAGTTTCATAagcataacatttattaagtagcttaaaGATCTTACAAAAGCTGGCAGGCTCTGTTCATTTCATTGCAAGCATACAAAAATCAAGATAGTGGAAACCAAAGGGACGAGAAGATTGTGTTTCCTTCAGGGAGTAAACATTGAGCCCATCTTACAGAATATACTGTTTGTGAGCAATGCCAATTTACTCAACGTTTTAAATTTGAATTACTGTTTTTATACACTGTTAAAACATGGCTCTCATACGCTTGACCCCTCCCCTTGCTCATCCCCTATGTCATCAGGTAACTTTCCTTCATGCATCTCTCAACCATCATACATTCTGCTTATGTTAGTACTTTGTTTCTTGTTTAACTTTCTTGTTTAACTTTCTTGTTTTGAACAGGTTTGACCCCCATTGTTCCCCACACTACTTAAGGTTAGAACACACTTTATGACTATCAGAGAGCTCCTAAATGCCACTCCATCTTCAAAACTTTTCACTGATAAAATCAAAGCATTGCCCTTAGTCAGTACATACTGAGTTTTTCTTTTACCTTATTCACAGCCTCGGATTCTGACTCCAGATTTTCTGAATTATTTACAGAAACTTATAAAATATGAATTTATTTCCAAAGGTTTACattaattttgattttctgctttttgctTTTCTCACAACAGACATCCAGCTTCTAAGTGGAGAAATGAGAGGAAGAAATGTAACCTCGGTGGCAGAGTTCATCTTGCTAGGATttactgaacttcacaatctacAGAGTTTCCTCTTCTCAATGTTTTTGGTCATATATATTCTCACTCTAATTGGAAACATCAGCATCATCATGATAATTAAGATCACTCACCAACTTCACACACCCATGTATTTTTTTATCAGTAACTTATCATTTATAGATGTGTGTTACTCCACAACCATCAGCCCCCAAACTTTGGTGAACTTACTATTGAAGACAAACAACATCTCTTTCCTTGGGTGTGTTATGCAGATGTACTTTTTTGTTACCCTGGCAATTGCAGAGTGTTTTCTTCTTGCAGTGATGGCCTGTGATCGTTATGTGGCCATCTGTAACCCATTACTTTATCCTATTGTTATGAACAGGAGAGTGTGTATCTTACTGGCAACCAGTGTATACACAATTAGTTTTGTATTTTCTGCAATACAAACAAATAATGTCTTCTCCATGTCATTTTGTGGTCCCAATCAGATTGATAATTTCTATTGTGATTGCCCTCCACTGATAAAGCTCTCTTGCTCTGATATCTTTATAAATGAGTTAGTGATGTCTACCATTTCTACTTTAGTTGTCACAGTTAGTATTACGTCAGTATTGCTTTCATATACGTGTATTATCTCTACTATacttaaaatccgctcagcagaGGGAAGACGCAAAACATTCTCCACCTGTGCCTCCCATTTCATTGGAGTGACTTTATTCTTTGGGACTCTTGTTGTCATTTATGTAATTCCTAGTTCTCATTACTCATTAAACATAAATCGAATGCTTTCTGTAGTTTATACAATGATAATTCCTATGGTAAATCCAATTATCTACAGCCTAAGGAACAATGATATCAAGCAAGCATTGAAAAAAGCATGGAGAGAAATGCCTCTCTCAAGCAATGAATTTTCCTTTTATGATTATATTAAAGCAAAAGGGAATAAattgaagaattatttttattgactgaaggtattttttaaattgttttctatACAATTAGGCAAGGATCATAGATAGGTACCAGGTGTGTGGGAGGCAACACAAAGCATTATAAGTTTGATTATAGAGGTATGAAATAGATCACTGGTAAAAGGGAGATGTATAAAATTCTCTGAGATCTCATAATATTATCTATAAAAAGAATTCATAAAGGCAAAAGTTTAATAGTACAAATCAAGGCAAAAGCAAACTAAATTTTTACATTCCTTTGCCAGTACAGAAAAAATGGGAAATAGCATGGAAAATTATGTAGCAGGTATGCGCTgatacacagatatatatataaatgccaaagccctcactgactcattcactcatcactaattctcccactttccGTGTatctacaaggctgaaacttggctccATCATTCCCtgtcatgtccttggaaaaactaaccacttcTCACTTTCCTATATTCGATGGTTTGTTCCAGCCATCAAATGCAACACCCTGCCAGGGTCACATCGGGGTCACCAAAAAAATGGAGCCGAAAAGGAATACTCAACACTACTTGCTACATGTATACAATAGAGTGGCAAAAGCGAGGTCTTCCCCACGTCCACATCCTATGGCTGCAAGATCAGATCAAACCGGACCTCATTGATCAGGTGAtcactgcagagattcctgaccctGAAGTTGACCCACCACTCCACCAAATCATTAAGTCAATGAAGCTTCTTGGACCATGTGGATCATGCTTCTTGGACCGTGCTTCTTGGACCATGTGGTAAGCAGATTCTGCAGTAAGAAGTACTCCCATCCACTCAAAGAAACTCAGACAGGAGATGACGGATACCCCTAGTACTGACAGTGCACTCCTTCCGATGGCGGCCACACTGTCACCATCAATGGACTcaaagtaacatagaaacatagaaatgacggcagaagaagaccaaatggcccatccagtctgcccagcaagcttccctcatttcttctcccatacttatctgtttctcttagctcttggttctaattcccttccacccccgccattaatgtagagagcggtggaggagctgcatccaagtgaaatatctagc from Rhinatrema bivittatum chromosome 13, aRhiBiv1.1, whole genome shotgun sequence harbors:
- the LOC115075278 gene encoding olfactory receptor 1020-like, producing MWISNAYIQLKHFLLSKEVRADMNKGKTLMEGYCDKAHLLKGVISKLDTILNGALQHPVGHVKAREKGLGVSLTEGEWDARFLAVSRSSLAAEIVERSYNVLFRWYLTPYKLHKMGLKKDNLYIQLLSGEMRGRNVTSVAEFILLGFTELHNLQSFLFSMFLVIYILTLIGNISIIMIIKITHQLHTPMYFFISNLSFIDVCYSTTISPQTLVNLLLKTNNISFLGCVMQMYFFVTLAIAECFLLAVMACDRYVAICNPLLYPIVMNRRVCILLATSVYTISFVFSAIQTNNVFSMSFCGPNQIDNFYCDCPPLIKLSCSDIFINELVMSTISTLVVTVSITSVLLSYTCIISTILKIRSAEGRRKTFSTCASHFIGVTLFFGTLVVIYVIPSSHYSLNINRMLSVVYTMIIPMVNPIIYSLRNNDIKQALKKAWREMPLSSNEFSFYDYIKAKGNKLKNYFY